In one Vibrio sp. CB1-14 genomic region, the following are encoded:
- a CDS encoding BatD family protein, which produces MKLKRLCINIAIALLSITSSFTAMALNVTASVTKTNVSKDEVIQLKIVADEKLDGSKVNFDTLSDDFFMGRPSFSSSVNILNGTRRDSSVWTIAIAPQRLGTLTIPSFDIDGVTTAPITLTVTMDDQTPTADELIEVRTQIGKAELYPKESTTLDVRIIVKVDPRMLQNPSLSDPIASDLDITAMGEPKQYQAVLDGVEVLIVDQSYRVTATQSGDYTIVAPTLRGGVLYSSQRGGSTKILNLDSKAPEVNVSVLPVPENYNGIWLPTPSLKASQTWMLDNGESINSDSVSVETGDALTRTLSVTAQGGSAEQMPELNIRNPKAFRVYPEKPSFTENADGSVTMTLKQVLIAKSPQVATLPAVDIQWWDTKSKQAATTTLHSLEVEIAANEDNTAAMPTSSTPPPTEIVVQDSGFWPWLTALFAALWLAFMGLWIREKRHSTLPSEKSSDKRQTSKNKFIQAVHASDAIAAHTQFEKWCKEESLSTASISAIKQELELMSASALGHQSSEWDKRHLLELIESMRIETHPNEALAKL; this is translated from the coding sequence ATGAAATTGAAACGTCTATGTATAAATATCGCCATCGCACTGCTGTCTATCACCAGCAGCTTTACCGCTATGGCGCTCAATGTCACCGCCAGCGTGACGAAAACCAATGTCAGTAAGGATGAGGTCATCCAGCTTAAAATTGTCGCCGATGAAAAGCTTGATGGCAGCAAAGTTAACTTCGATACACTGAGTGATGACTTTTTCATGGGAAGACCCAGCTTTAGTTCATCAGTGAATATTCTTAACGGAACGCGCCGTGATAGCAGTGTTTGGACAATTGCTATCGCACCGCAGCGCCTCGGTACACTCACCATCCCAAGTTTCGATATTGATGGCGTGACCACTGCACCCATTACTCTTACTGTAACAATGGATGATCAAACACCGACCGCAGACGAGCTGATTGAAGTGAGAACACAAATCGGCAAAGCGGAACTGTATCCCAAAGAGAGCACGACTCTGGATGTGCGTATCATCGTAAAAGTCGACCCGAGAATGCTACAAAACCCTTCTCTTAGCGACCCTATCGCCTCTGATCTCGATATTACAGCTATGGGAGAGCCCAAACAGTATCAAGCAGTGTTGGATGGTGTTGAGGTATTAATCGTTGATCAGAGCTACCGTGTTACCGCAACACAAAGTGGCGACTACACTATCGTCGCTCCAACGCTACGAGGTGGTGTTTTGTATAGCAGCCAACGTGGTGGCAGCACGAAGATCTTGAACCTTGATAGCAAAGCCCCAGAGGTGAACGTCTCGGTACTGCCAGTGCCTGAAAACTACAATGGCATTTGGTTACCCACTCCTTCACTCAAGGCTTCACAAACATGGATGCTAGATAACGGCGAATCTATCAATTCTGACTCAGTGAGTGTAGAGACAGGTGATGCTTTGACGCGAACTTTATCGGTGACTGCCCAAGGGGGGTCTGCCGAGCAAATGCCAGAACTCAACATCCGCAATCCAAAAGCGTTTAGAGTCTATCCGGAAAAGCCGAGTTTCACTGAGAATGCTGATGGCTCTGTTACGATGACCCTAAAACAAGTGTTAATCGCTAAGTCTCCTCAAGTCGCCACTCTGCCAGCCGTGGATATCCAATGGTGGGATACAAAGTCAAAACAAGCCGCCACGACCACGCTCCATAGCTTAGAGGTCGAAATTGCTGCTAATGAAGACAACACAGCTGCAATGCCGACATCATCTACTCCCCCGCCTACTGAGATTGTTGTGCAAGACTCAGGGTTTTGGCCGTGGCTAACTGCGCTATTTGCCGCGCTTTGGTTGGCTTTTATGGGGCTTTGGATTAGAGAGAAACGTCACTCAACATTGCCATCAGAAAAATCTAGCGACAAAAGGCAAACATCGAAGAACAAATTTATTCAAGCGGTACACGCTAGTGATGCGATAGCGGCTCACACGCAGTTTGAAAAGTGGTGCAAAGAAGAAAGTCTATCGACGGCTTCTATATCTGCTATCAAACAAGAGCTTGAACTAATGAGTGCAAGTGCTTTGGGACACCAATCGAGTGAATGGGATAAACGCCACTTACTTGAACTCATAGAGTCGATGCGAATAGAAACGCATCCTAATGAAGCTTTAGCCAAACTCTAA
- a CDS encoding VWA domain-containing protein, producing MSSFQFLYPQMLWLIAPAIGILLWLATNQRSSEIIASHLAKALGQSKSKGRHLYWLSPLLLLTIIALAGPSFGNAQKPGAQSANARVLVLDMSQSVYATDIKPTRLAQIRYKALDILPLFDQGQTGLVAYAGDAYTLSPLTSDAATLANAIQYLSPEIMPFQGARADLAVKQAVGLMEQAGMSQGEILLFADGLSTNESEQIQKQLSGTGFSLSILAFGSQSGAPIPLANGALLTDSKGNTVVAKTPYDEMQKLAKSAGGQFTSYQSDNVDIERLVNTSRYEQVAGSHNQSLDIPINHGYWLMPLVVLLVLPLFRKGFVFSISVAMVLSASYAPSSQASLLDSAFKNRDQRGVEAFSQGNYQQAAELFDDASWKAAAYYEAGDYSSAIAALEELNDVNDVYNKGNALAQSGEIEAANEAYKNVLDRDPEHEDAKYNLDLLKRQQQQQQQQQQQQQQQQKA from the coding sequence ATGTCTAGTTTTCAATTTCTCTACCCTCAAATGCTTTGGCTTATTGCACCTGCTATCGGCATCTTGCTTTGGCTCGCGACAAATCAACGCTCATCAGAGATCATTGCTAGTCACCTAGCCAAAGCACTTGGGCAAAGTAAATCTAAAGGTCGCCATCTCTATTGGCTATCCCCTCTTTTACTCTTAACTATCATTGCGTTGGCAGGGCCAAGCTTTGGCAATGCACAAAAGCCAGGAGCTCAATCAGCGAATGCTAGAGTGTTGGTGTTAGATATGTCTCAATCGGTCTACGCTACTGACATTAAACCCACGCGTCTTGCGCAGATCCGCTACAAAGCGCTCGATATTTTGCCACTTTTCGACCAAGGACAAACTGGACTCGTCGCCTATGCTGGAGATGCTTATACTCTTAGCCCATTAACCTCCGATGCGGCGACACTCGCGAATGCCATTCAATACCTTTCTCCAGAAATCATGCCGTTCCAAGGGGCACGAGCCGACCTTGCTGTCAAACAAGCCGTCGGCCTAATGGAGCAAGCGGGAATGAGCCAAGGCGAAATCTTACTGTTTGCCGATGGCCTAAGCACTAATGAGTCCGAGCAGATACAAAAACAGCTTTCAGGGACTGGGTTTAGTTTATCGATTCTTGCCTTTGGCAGTCAAAGTGGCGCTCCTATCCCACTTGCCAATGGCGCTCTGCTTACCGACAGCAAAGGCAACACTGTGGTAGCCAAAACTCCCTACGATGAAATGCAAAAGCTGGCTAAATCAGCCGGCGGACAGTTCACCAGCTATCAAAGTGATAACGTAGATATTGAGCGTTTGGTGAACACGTCTCGCTATGAACAAGTCGCTGGCAGCCACAATCAATCACTCGATATTCCTATCAATCACGGGTATTGGTTAATGCCGCTAGTGGTGCTGCTAGTTTTACCATTGTTTCGTAAGGGCTTTGTATTCTCGATATCTGTAGCGATGGTACTCTCTGCCAGTTACGCGCCATCTTCTCAGGCATCCCTTTTAGATAGTGCCTTTAAAAATCGCGATCAACGTGGCGTTGAGGCATTTTCTCAAGGCAACTACCAGCAAGCGGCTGAACTGTTTGATGATGCTAGCTGGAAAGCAGCCGCTTATTATGAAGCCGGAGATTATTCGTCGGCCATCGCCGCACTGGAGGAGCTAAATGATGTTAACGACGTTTATAACAAAGGCAATGCTTTAGCTCAATCTGGCGAGATTGAAGCCGCTAATGAAGCTTATAAAAACGTATTAGATCGAGATCCAGAGCATGAAGATGCAAAATACAATTTGGATCTCTTAAAGCGACAGCAACAGCAACAGCAACAGCAACAGCAACAGCAACAGCAACAGCAAAAAGCCTGA
- a CDS encoding vWA domain-containing protein — MSGFSFEWWWMFLALPLPIVIYRLRSAPATRVQVTLPHMDGIHARINQRDKLCKVMAVLGWVALVTASARPVWFDEPITVYPKHRDMMLVIDLSYSMSREDMLHDGDYEDRLSTVKRVVSDFVERREGDRLGLVYFADHAYLQTPLTFDRKAIQTQLNQTVLKLIGTQTAIGDGIGLATKTFIDGDAPQRVMILLSDGSNNAGVLDPIKAAEIAKRNDTTIYTIGIGAGEMQVREFFMTRTVNTAEDLDEKALIAIAKLTGGQYFRARDAKELNTIYDTINALQPVQKATQSWRPRTEWFPLPASLGLICLVLITIIRRNDV; from the coding sequence ATGAGCGGGTTTAGTTTTGAATGGTGGTGGATGTTTCTAGCGCTTCCATTACCCATAGTCATTTACCGGTTGCGTTCTGCTCCAGCCACGCGGGTACAAGTCACCTTACCACATATGGATGGAATACATGCACGCATTAACCAACGCGATAAACTCTGCAAGGTAATGGCGGTTTTGGGTTGGGTTGCTTTAGTCACCGCTAGCGCAAGACCCGTTTGGTTTGATGAGCCTATTACCGTCTACCCTAAGCATCGCGATATGATGTTAGTCATTGATTTATCGTACTCTATGTCTCGTGAAGACATGCTGCATGATGGCGACTATGAAGATCGCCTTTCGACGGTAAAACGTGTGGTTTCGGATTTTGTTGAGCGCCGTGAAGGGGATCGCTTAGGGCTGGTCTATTTCGCTGACCATGCTTACTTACAAACGCCACTGACCTTCGATCGCAAAGCGATTCAAACCCAGCTCAACCAAACGGTTCTCAAGCTGATTGGAACCCAAACTGCTATTGGCGATGGAATCGGGCTTGCCACTAAAACCTTTATCGATGGCGACGCTCCGCAACGCGTGATGATTCTACTCAGTGACGGCAGCAACAATGCCGGCGTACTCGACCCAATAAAAGCGGCAGAAATCGCAAAACGCAATGACACAACCATTTACACCATAGGTATTGGTGCTGGTGAAATGCAAGTACGAGAATTTTTTATGACGCGCACCGTCAATACCGCAGAAGACCTGGATGAAAAAGCCCTTATCGCTATCGCTAAACTCACTGGCGGGCAATATTTCCGTGCTCGAGACGCTAAGGAGCTCAATACGATTTACGATACCATCAATGCGCTGCAACCGGTTCAAAAAGCGACTCAGTCTTGGCGACCACGCACTGAATGGTTCCCTCTTCCTGCTTCTCTTGGGCTAATTTGCCTTGTGCTCATTACCATTATTAGGAGAAATGATGTCTAG
- a CDS encoding DUF4381 domain-containing protein: MNASTQTHPLPLQPLHLPEAPGMWPLPWGYWAILATIIITALLLIWLTRHYKHKTRAKKAAIKLIETHSGSSPSSAIEIVRQAALSYFPREDIAKLSGEQWLAFLDSQLDDPRFKAKALQWQHVLYRKAVSSKETDHALVNDCVHWVQHALPPKRKFRNWKQS, encoded by the coding sequence ATGAACGCATCAACGCAAACTCACCCTCTGCCCCTACAGCCACTACACCTTCCTGAAGCCCCCGGGATGTGGCCACTTCCGTGGGGGTACTGGGCAATACTCGCGACTATTATTATCACTGCTTTACTATTGATTTGGCTAACGCGCCATTACAAACACAAAACGCGGGCTAAAAAGGCCGCCATTAAGCTTATTGAAACCCATTCTGGCTCCTCGCCCTCTTCGGCAATAGAGATCGTTAGGCAAGCCGCACTCAGTTATTTCCCTCGTGAGGATATCGCCAAACTAAGTGGTGAGCAGTGGCTAGCCTTTCTTGACTCGCAGCTCGATGACCCTCGATTTAAAGCGAAGGCTCTACAGTGGCAACACGTGCTGTATCGAAAAGCGGTCAGCAGCAAAGAAACGGATCATGCCCTCGTGAACGATTGTGTCCATTGGGTGCAACATGCCCTTCCTCCAAAACGTAAGTTTAGAAATTGGAAGCAGTCATGA
- a CDS encoding DUF58 domain-containing protein, whose translation MLNQLKSVLSRGVPRKHAPRDTLRQFIEDGKLPKATNGATVSIEELCFYQTHSLCWQPPAKSIWSQLNGAHASPRKGRGMTFSEVRQYQAGDDVRQIDWRVTARTGKVHTKLFTEERERPVVLFVDFTASMLTGTKLLLKSVQQCHLAALLAFVALSSKDRVGAVIRVGSELIEIKPSSSRTSIMRLLSQLCEQHNHLLQHRSLLQEESLIDPFNALSNLCKKGSEVIVLGDFSELDEPQIQAMARLAQHNRVRAVQIFDPIETGQTHARGTQKVIGKHQELTLDFSSAGIKSHIADAFGAQHHQLAAELSKSGIALSLISSGNPLLSQLIRFN comes from the coding sequence ATGTTAAATCAACTCAAATCAGTATTGTCTCGTGGGGTACCAAGAAAACACGCGCCTAGAGATACGCTTCGGCAGTTTATCGAAGACGGGAAACTTCCAAAGGCGACCAATGGAGCAACCGTCTCCATTGAAGAGCTGTGTTTTTATCAAACGCACAGCCTGTGTTGGCAGCCACCAGCAAAAAGTATTTGGTCACAGCTCAATGGTGCTCATGCAAGTCCTCGTAAAGGACGTGGCATGACGTTTTCTGAGGTAAGACAATATCAAGCAGGGGATGACGTTCGCCAAATCGACTGGCGAGTGACAGCTCGCACTGGAAAAGTACACACTAAGTTGTTTACAGAAGAGCGCGAGCGCCCAGTTGTCCTATTTGTGGATTTCACTGCGAGTATGCTTACAGGGACAAAACTACTGCTCAAATCCGTGCAGCAATGCCATTTGGCGGCGCTGTTGGCGTTTGTTGCACTCAGCAGCAAAGATCGTGTGGGTGCAGTGATTAGAGTTGGTTCTGAGCTTATCGAGATTAAGCCATCCAGCTCGCGTACATCAATTATGCGTTTACTCAGTCAACTGTGCGAGCAACACAATCACTTATTACAGCACAGGTCGTTGTTACAAGAAGAATCGCTCATCGACCCATTCAACGCGTTAAGCAACCTTTGTAAAAAAGGTAGCGAGGTGATTGTTTTAGGTGATTTTTCAGAGCTTGATGAACCTCAGATCCAAGCTATGGCTCGCTTAGCCCAGCACAACCGAGTGCGAGCCGTGCAGATCTTTGACCCTATTGAAACTGGACAAACTCACGCTCGGGGGACTCAGAAAGTCATCGGCAAACATCAAGAGCTCACACTCGACTTTTCAAGTGCTGGCATTAAAAGTCATATTGCAGACGCGTTTGGCGCCCAACACCACCAGCTAGCAGCTGAGTTATCAAAAAGCGGTATCGCCCTATCGCTGATTTCAAGCGGAAACCCGCTGCTTTCTCAACTTATTCGTTTTAATTAG
- a CDS encoding AAA family ATPase, with translation MPAQSFQQLQRYLQSQVIGQDNLVTQLLIALLADGHILVEGPPGLAKTRAVKSLADCLEGSFHRVQFTPDLLPSDLTGTDIYRPETGEFQFKPGPIFHSLILADEVNRAPAKVQAAMLEAMAEKQISVGQTTYALPELFLVMATQNPIEQEGTYPLPEAQLDRFLLHLEVDYPNEESELAILRLNRGEAQGELQQFEGKLSQETIFKARQEVLAIHMADAIERYIVRLVMATRQPDTYSHKLANWVEMGVSPRATIALDRAARAHAWLAGRDFVSPEDVHQVIYPVLRHRLLLSYQAQAEGVTGNIVIEELLNTVASA, from the coding sequence ATGCCAGCACAGTCTTTCCAACAACTACAACGTTACTTGCAATCCCAAGTTATTGGTCAAGACAACCTTGTCACGCAACTACTCATCGCCCTACTCGCCGACGGCCATATTTTGGTTGAGGGTCCTCCAGGGCTTGCGAAGACTCGTGCCGTAAAATCTCTGGCTGATTGTCTTGAAGGCAGCTTTCATCGCGTGCAGTTTACTCCGGATCTTTTGCCTTCTGACCTCACTGGCACCGACATCTATCGACCAGAAACCGGTGAGTTTCAATTTAAGCCCGGGCCAATATTCCATTCATTGATCCTTGCCGATGAGGTAAACCGAGCGCCTGCTAAAGTGCAAGCGGCAATGCTGGAAGCCATGGCAGAGAAGCAAATCAGCGTAGGGCAAACTACATACGCGCTTCCTGAACTGTTTTTGGTGATGGCGACTCAAAACCCTATTGAGCAAGAAGGTACCTACCCGCTTCCAGAAGCGCAGCTTGATCGTTTTTTACTCCATTTGGAGGTGGACTATCCAAACGAAGAGAGCGAACTCGCTATTCTGAGACTGAACCGAGGTGAAGCTCAGGGTGAACTCCAACAGTTTGAAGGCAAACTCAGCCAAGAGACCATCTTTAAGGCACGCCAAGAGGTGTTAGCGATCCATATGGCGGATGCCATTGAGCGTTATATCGTTCGATTGGTCATGGCAACAAGGCAGCCTGATACCTACAGCCATAAGTTGGCTAACTGGGTAGAAATGGGGGTGAGTCCGAGAGCGACGATAGCCCTGGATCGAGCCGCTCGTGCCCACGCTTGGCTCGCCGGTCGTGACTTCGTCAGTCCTGAAGATGTTCATCAAGTCATTTATCCAGTGCTGCGCCATCGTTTGTTGCTTAGTTACCAAGCTCAGGCTGAAGGTGTCACTGGAAACATTGTTATTGAAGAGCTTCTCAATACCGTGGCGTCAGCGTAA
- a CDS encoding restriction endonuclease subunit S, giving the protein MSDFEKELEQMASQVESEPEVALPSIEEQREIAAELKRLEAEGKLTPEVLEQYFGKFNKDNQTPIH; this is encoded by the coding sequence ATGAGCGATTTTGAGAAAGAGTTAGAGCAAATGGCTTCGCAGGTAGAATCTGAACCTGAGGTGGCATTGCCATCGATTGAAGAGCAGCGCGAAATTGCGGCAGAGCTAAAGCGACTAGAAGCTGAAGGCAAGTTAACGCCAGAAGTACTTGAGCAGTATTTTGGCAAGTTTAATAAAGATAACCAGACACCTATTCATTAG
- a CDS encoding LuxR C-terminal-related transcriptional regulator, which translates to MTKAHLKSQRAVLLAENNLQSSLLKDLLEQNLDMDIRLISPDRLSNYRGHPGDEDVSLIIIDQPTLNDHHLKKYNELRMYLDAEAQEVIINAQPSIQQNELLRWQRLVGLFYNDDEMDKLIKGFKCILSGEMWMSRRLVHQYIQLYRRRLCTSTNPYYTNLTKREQQIIKLLGEGATNIQIAEELFLSENTVKAHLHNTFKKINVSNRLQALIWVKENISPHEYI; encoded by the coding sequence ATGACAAAGGCTCACCTGAAGAGCCAACGTGCAGTATTGTTGGCGGAAAACAATTTACAGTCTAGCTTGCTAAAAGACTTGCTAGAGCAAAATCTGGATATGGATATTCGGCTTATTTCCCCAGATCGGCTTAGTAATTATCGAGGGCATCCTGGTGATGAAGATGTATCACTTATCATCATTGACCAGCCTACGTTAAATGATCATCACTTAAAAAAGTACAATGAGCTTCGAATGTACTTAGACGCAGAAGCGCAGGAGGTGATTATCAATGCGCAGCCCAGTATACAGCAGAACGAACTACTACGTTGGCAGCGCTTAGTTGGGCTGTTCTACAACGACGATGAAATGGATAAACTAATCAAAGGATTCAAATGCATTTTGTCTGGCGAAATGTGGATGAGTCGTAGGTTGGTTCATCAATACATCCAGCTTTACCGTAGGAGACTATGTACGTCTACCAACCCTTACTATACGAACCTGACCAAACGAGAACAACAAATCATAAAACTGCTCGGTGAGGGTGCGACAAACATTCAGATTGCAGAGGAATTGTTCCTAAGCGAGAACACCGTAAAAGCCCACCTACATAATACGTTTAAGAAGATCAACGTTAGCAACCGACTGCAAGCGCTGATCTGGGTGAAGGA